The Brachyspira sp. SAP_772 nucleotide sequence GAAGTCATTATGAAGGCATTGGTTTTGGTGCTGATAATTTTAAAATAGGTGAATTAGTTTTTAATACATCTATGACAGGTTATCAGGAAGTGTTATCCGACTTATCATACTGCGGGCAAATAACTGTTATGACTTATCCTTTAATAGGAAATTATGGC carries:
- a CDS encoding carbamoyl-phosphate synthase domain-containing protein, which translates into the protein MKRYLILEDGSHYEGIGFGADNFKIGELVFNTSMTGYQEVLSDLSYCGQITVMTYPLIGNYG